The segment TGTGTGTTTAATGTGTGATCTGAAAAACAACAGAGATATGCTCCAGAATAATCTTAACGCATAATTTTTTGCATAAATccagaaaatgttttattggaTCTTACAATATAATTTGCATGAAGTCTCTGTTGAAAGTGGCGAACACAGTGTTGATGTGCTTCAGTGTTTGTGTTGGATTGGTGTTATCAGCAGCAGGATACAGAGAGCTCTTGTTAAAGGTGTCATGTGACGCTGAAAGCTCTCGTTTCCTTTAGCTGTCCTCAGCTGCTGCTCCGGCCCATGTGACCCGACTGAGCATCCAATAGCGTTTCACTGTTTCCTGAACGATTGTGCGACACTTTAATACCTGAGTGTTTTGTTAATGAAATAATATAATCTGACACAAAGCATTGTTGCTGTGCTGTATTGTGaggttttgtgtttttattttacacacacatgTGAGGTTTTTACACCACTACATGAGAACCAGTGGGGCGATTATTTCAACACCCCCGCAGGAGCCATTCAGACTTCAttgtctccctctctctctttctttggcTCAAACACACAGGTGCACGTTCTCCAGATTCACACTGATTTCAGCTGACCTGACCGTGTGGATAGGAAGTTGTGTTTTTGGcgaacaggaaaaaaaaaatcatatgggATTTTTGCTGCTTCCTGATGCAGGAAACACGTTCAAGGATGCAGAAGgggagggtgtgtgtgtgtgggtgtgtgtgtgtgtgtgtgtgtgtgtgtgtgtgtgtgtgtgtgtgtgtcaatgaaagtgaataCACATCTGTATCACAAGAACAGAGCAAAGAGTTTAACACAAATATTGTTGGAATATAAATTggctgtaaacatgtttatgcatgatttgcatattcatgtatcgggaacactttacattaaagtcacaatgaaatcaaaatttgacaaatctttttttttttatggaatatttcagtgtttattataaatgattcatcggtgcacatcattattattgttttaaattcatgttcctcataatcttgaatcagaatatcttcttctccctcttctctgatgatgagggcggggcaacctgtcactcacatgagatccaccaatagcaaaccacaaccatccaatcaattccccacagacaaaatcaagccccgccctacatttgttcttgtttgcgatgcagtttcaaatttgatttcatggtgagtTTGAGTTTTTCTGCTGGTGGAAATAATGACTGCACGATTGAACAACTGTTTCCAGGGCCCAGTTTTTCAAAAGGTTTAATCCGGATAAAATTGATCCGGATTTAGTAATCCTTTTTTTGCGATCCGTGATCATGTAATCCATCTTACTTTTGGAGCCAGTTTTTTAAAGCAACATCGGATTGGATCAATCTGATCCGGATAGGAGCTTTTCAGGATCACCAAATCTGGATTTCCAGTGCTCTACGGAAgccctaaagggacatgttGATAGAAAGAATATgggttttgaattaaatatatttttgttggatatttacagctgtttaGGGATTGTTTTATGGCACCAAAATTTCTTTTTACTTTAGAGTAGGTTACCGAAAGGCTAAATATGTAGACTAATGTctgcatttaatttattactttaacagttaaactaatcaagagcaagataaaaatgtgtatgtatattacatgataaaaatgttgtattttttgactagttttaaagttttactacATTTTCCTCCTGGAATCCACCTTGAAATCCTACCCCCTGTTGGGATCAGGATAATCCtgtttttttggatcaaagtgATCCAAATTCTACAAAAAAGTTCTGAAAAACCCAAACTAAAGGTTTGATCCGGATCAAAACCAAGATTGGATTACGTGAtctaatctgattatgtaatccgttttttcttttgaaaaacacattttcaagatttgatccaatccgTTATCCAAAATCCTAGTGGATTACTTTTGAAAAACCGGGCCCTGGTTACCAGAGCAAACGTGATCTGATCAGATTTTGGCTATCGGATTGGATaaaatcttgaaaatgggttgttcaaaaggaaaaaaaggattctgaaatcagattagatcacAAAATCCAATCTTGGTTTTGATATGGATAAAATCATCAGTGtgttattcaaaactttttaatAAGATTGGGATAcctttgatccaaaaaaaaaaaatctggattaTACTGATCCCATCAGAAGGGTGGATTTCAGGAACAAAAATGTGataaaactttcaaactggtcaaaaaatacaatatttatatcatgtaatatacatacacatttttttattttgctcttgaaTAGTTGTTAAGGTAATTAATTAGAAATAGACATTAGCCTACATATTTAGCCTTTCGGTAACCTACTGTAAAGTTAAAATGATTTTGGTGCCATAAAACAATCCccaaacagctgtaaatatccaacaaaaaatattatattaaattcaaaACCCATATTCTCTCTATcatcatgtccctttaggggctccgtagagcactggtaatccagatttggtaatctggaaaagtgtgtatctggatcatggtgatccaatccaatttttctttgaaaaaccagcacaaaagtaagatggattacctgatcctggatagcaaaacatgggatttccaaatccagatcattctgatccagattaaacattttgaacaactggccctaAGAGGCGTTTATTGAATCACTGATCCACGTGTTTACAGCTATATTAACTTTTTCATTTGCAGTACCAGATTTGAACCAAATTTGtcttgtaaaaatgtttaatttaaaaaatgaaaaaaattgcaatataaattcaaaaaaaaaaaaagtaaaaatgtttaattcatCAGAGCACATGCTACATCTGACCTTCTGTCAGTTAAGGACAGTGTTTTCATCTAAAAGTCCATTTCCTTGGTAATAGAGGATCCCACAAAAGAACAGCTCATTAaaaagagtaaatgatgaagaTTCCTGACATTCTAGCAGTTGAGTTAAACCGAACTCTAACAGCGTTTGGACAGCTGCATGAACTGTTCATAAATACAGTTTAATTTGAAAATCTCCCTGCATGTTTTTAGTGCTAAAATTCTTAACACAGCTGGAAATGTTTTTCAGATGTTTATTGATATCACATTCATACATCAAACatcaaacacaaaaaataatgttttaacaaATGTATACATGTACAGCTCAGCTCAGCGTTTGATCTGATGTAAACAGCAGTGAATGTTTGATGTTTCACGTCTTAAcgatagaagagcagcacagATGATTCAGTGAGTTGTTTGGATGCTGTTCCGCTCAGATCCAGACCGGTGAAGTCTCCACACTGCTGAAGCTGAGGGAAATATCCTCCTCCAATACAATACTGAAAAACACACTTAGATCAGCCTGATTCCTTTGCAATATTCAGATGTGACGAAAGCTGAGAAGTGACTTACGTGCTGAGGATTGCATGCAGTGGGTTTGACTCCGGAGCACAGGGCCATGGCTGCTTGATCATCGTTAAACACTCTGAAGGTGATGAAGCCAGGCTCAAAGTCCTCTGAGAAAAACAAAGCATGCACAGTTTGTACTTAGCATTTCTGTACTTCATTGTTAGTGTGATGTGGATTTCtttgggcctgtttacacctgttcACTTCATGTGTTTTCTCTGAGGGGACGGCTATCTGATTGTGAAAAGACCAGGTGGAAATGCTCTGAAACGCTTTAAATCTGATCACTCAAGCCTCTTCAGGAGGTgttttgaaactctttccagaCAAAACTGGAGAAGTATAAATAGAACCATTTTAACAAATCAGATCAGTAAAAACACATGCAGTGAGCAGGTGTAAACAGGCACTTTGATGTAAAGTAGAGTTCAGTACTTGACGGTCCATATAATTTTGCAGTTGAATCTTTGTCTCCCTTATCATACACCACCGGACTGACGGCTCCCGTATCGCTCTTACAGTGTCCGGCTCCAAACCTCACTGGGTACTTCTGTTagaaacacaacacaaaacatttcattttctgttgttacatttttacattcgttcaataaaaatgctttaaaacattcagattttcCCCCCCAGAATTATTGTAATGGTTTAACCCTTATGTTGGGGATGTTTTAAGTTGGCATAAGGTCTCTCAcactttctctcacacacacacacacacaataacatGCTGTAATACTCCATATAACTCCATATAAAAGCCAGAAACTAAGCTTTTTTTGTTGCACAGGTCTATCTAAAGGGTTAATGGTGCCACCTGGTGATCAactgtaaaaattaaaaatgttacctCTTCCCAACAGGGAAAACCATCAGAATGCATGATTATGCATCAGAATGCATGATTATATGGTATCATGGCTTTGCAatcaaaaaatgtcattataatggaagtcaatggggcaaaaacgaacaataaatgagggagaaaaaattaaaatctgatgctgcacaaaaaaaacaatgcatcaAAACCAATGTTGTATCTTTCACATGTCCAAGACTGtgataaaaggtaaaaaaatcCAGTCCACAGTTCactttttatattgaaaataagtcattttgTGAGTTTTTCCTCCCAAATCAGTGACATAATTTATGAACTTGGCAATTAAAGAGTAAAAATCCTGGATTTTGATCAGGACTGAGGTTGATTAATagatttatgcaaaaaaaaaaaaaaaagaaaaaaatatatttatccGATACATTTTTTACAGCAGTTTAATTTAGTGGATGTTTTCATCCCGAACATAACGAAAGGGTAGTGAATTTGAAAAATACACAAGGGTTAATGGTCAAATTAAAAGATGTAAACTGGTCATCAAAAAAACTGTGTAGTGTAAATGCGGCCTATAAGTGTCAGTACTGATGCACACACTCTTTAAAGCAGCAGTACGTCCGTGCATGTTGGATTTTTATATAGTCTGCAGACAGAACAGTGTGTTTGACCTTGAATAAGTGGTACAGGTTTCCCCCGTGCTCTTTCAGGAACTGGCTCTCGGTATGGTAGCGCAGGATGGCAGAAGACGTCCAGTTTCTCAGCTGCTCATCATTGGGAATGTGCCACACTGACACATCTTGTGCGGAGATGTCGTAGTAGCCAGGATTCTGTGGGATATAAGGGCCGTCAGATTGGCAGTACCATCCAGTCAGTGGTTAGATGGAGTTTGGTGTGATGATGTACCTTGTAGTCGTCACTAGTCGAGCTCTCTGCGCTGCCGAACGTGGCGGTGTTCGCCCATGCTCCGTCTCCTTCAGGCAGGTTCAGGGCGTTTCCCTGCTGGCTCGACCAGCGGTCACCAACAGAGCACTTCCCTTTGATGTTGTTCTCATGGACGCTGGCCACAAGAGTCCATCCGCCTCCGGCCGTGTTCATGTCACAGAAGGCCTGGTAATATGTGCCGCTCGCTGTGGTCAGGATGTACATGCCGTCTGAGGAGAAAAAAAGAGCCAGATTCTGCTTTAAGAAAGAACTCAACTGAAAGCTTGCAAATGTCCTTACATTTGGAcatatcataataataataataataaatcatataaaacaaCTTGAAGTATTGGTATTATTTAGTGTCAAATGTCACTTTTGTGTTTGAGCTTCTTTTTTGTCTTTGCTCATTCTGGACTTCATGAGATGATGCTTTAATTCAGTATGAGTTCAGTACTATTCCTTCTGTATCTTCTCCTAATCAtccattaaaaatactttttttgaaatgaatatattgttaaaaaacgttttcaacattgataataatcagaaatgtttcttgagcagcaaatcagattattagaatgaattctgaagaatcatgtgacactgaagactggagtaataataatactctaatgactgttagttgacatgtagttgacatgttacttgtagttagtaaaatgtctgttgAGAAGCATCAAAAATGttaacagatattaagcagacagactactaatactctaatgactgttagttgacatgtagttgacatgtagttgacatgttacttgtagttagtaaaatgtctgttgagaagcatcaaaataaagtgttagcagatattaagcaaacagtctactaatactctaatgactgttagttgacatgtagttgacatgttacttgtagttagtaaaatgtctgttgagaagcatcaaaataaagtgttaacagatattaagcagacagactactaatactctaatgactgttagttgacatgtagttgacatgttacttgtagttagtaaaatgtctattgagaagcatcaaaataaagtgttagcagatattaagcagacagtctactaatactctaatcactgttagttgacatgtagttgacatgttacttgtagttagtaaaatgtctgttgagaagcatcaaaataaagtgttaacagatattaagcaaacagtctactaatactctaatcactgttagttgacatgtagttgacatgttacttgtagttagtaaaatgtctgttgagaagcatcaaaataaagtgttaacagatattaagcagacaatctactaatactctaatcactgttagttgacatgtagttgacatgttacttgtagttagtaaaatgtctgttgagaagcatcaaaataaagtgttaacagatattaagcagacagactactaatactctaatgactgttagttgacatgtagttgacatgttacttgtagttagtaaaatgtctattgagaagcatcaaaataaagtgttagcagatattaagcagacagtctactaatactctaatgactgttagttgacatgtagttgacatgttacttgtagttagtaaaatgtctgttgAGAAGCATCAAAAATGttaacagatattaagcagacagactactaatactctaatgactgttagttgacatgtagttgacatgtagttgacatgttacttgtagttagtaaaatgtctgttgagaagcatcaaaataaagtgttagcagatattaagcaaacagtctactaatactctaatgactgttagttgacatgtagttgacatgttacttgtagttagtaaaatgtctattgagaagcatcaaaataaagtgttagcagatattaagcagacagtctactaatactctaatgactgttagttgacatgtagttgacatgttacttgtagttagtaaaatgtctgttgAGAAGCATCAAaaatgttagcagatattaagcagacagactactaatactctaatgactgttagttgacatgtagttgacatgttacttgtagttagtaaaatgtctgttgAGAAGCATCAAAAATGttaacagatattaagcagacagactactaatactctaatcactgttagttgacatgtagttgacatgtagttgacatgttacttgtagttagtaaaatgtctgttgAGAAGCATCAAAAATGTtaacagatattaagcaaacagactactaatactctaatcactgttagttgacatgtagttgacatgttacttgtagttagtaaaatgtctgttgagaagcatcaaaataaagtgttagcagatattaagcagacagtctactaatactctaatcactgttagttgacatgtagttgacacattacttgtagttagtaaaatgtttaaagtggaccatagaaataaagtgttaccaaaatcttaatcattccaaacttttgaccgatAGTGTATTTGTACTTGTCTACAAAACTCATTTCAAGCATTTAAGCAGAagctttttgttattttttaaaagatgatAAATATAAATTCAGTCAAGTCTGTCTAAACGTTTGACTGCTAGCGTATTTGAGTTTTTCAGAAtggttttaaaaattaaactttaacACAGATACTGTATCTTCCACAGTCCTTACCCTGCGTGCCGTCGTGTTTCTCTTTGATTTCCAGGCAGCTGCGGGCGATACTCCTCAATCTAGCGTGATAGTTGCCCAGCTCTGGGTTGATGTAGGTGCCGTTGATAAGGATTGGCTTTGGAGTGACGGCTCCCAATACTGCAGACAACAAGACAGAGATATGACTGCGACCTCTACAAAAACTAATCTGTGTTCACAGTCAAATGAGTTCAATGTAGTTCAGTATTCACAGTCCACTTACTTGTGTGCTTTAAGTGCAAAAGGCACATCAGAAAGAAAGCGCAGCGCAGCATAGTTTTGAGTTTGAGCTCTTAGTTCTCGTCTGAAGAAGATGAAGTTCTGTTGGGACGCTCTCTTCTGTCCAGCAGCTTTTATCTCCCATCCCAGCTGATATCTGGAGTAAAACTGCCTTATTTTGCAACACGGGTTCAATCATTAAACATTCAGTAAAGCCGGGGCTGGATTGGAAATCTGGGAAATGCCCATTACTGAAACTCATATACATCATCACAGGCTGTTTGCTTTTTCTGCAACTTATCAGTTTGTTATGGAACATTACATCCATATTTATGTTCTTGGCACGTGCTTTCATCACAACAAATTACAGGAAAGTGCATGAGTTTGTGaaagtgatgaatgcagttgatTGTTGTCATTGACAAACAATTCAATTCTGATAAGCTGAGAAAAAGTGAGATGATTTTCTTATGAATATATACTGAAATAACTGGTAACATTTAGATTAACTGGTTAAGTCAAACATTTATCTAAATACATTAATTCATACCAACAAAACTTATTATTATGTGTTGAATCATAAGGTAACAATTGCAGGTTTCTACTTTTTACTGTGAatgtttctttttaattttcatcTAGCTGTTGCTTTGTCtttctcttttatttttctgttcaaCACTTGCACATTTACATTGCAGCTTCtgatgaaaattgtgtcatcgtGCACAACTAAAACTTCTTTGTTTTAATTGTGGACTTTTGCTTGCACAAGGACTTTTGTAAGCACACTGTGCCATAAATGCCAAGGTCAATGTCCACTGAACTGCtactgtctgtccgtctgtttcAATATGTTTCATTTTAGGCATTTCCCAATAGCTGATAATGACAATCATGTGATAAATTCCCCAAAATAGATCCTTCTGAAGTAATTCGGGAATTTACCACATCACAGAGAATATTAAGAGTTAGGCGAGGCGGTTTGTGAAATATTTAGTAATAATCCAAAATTTGCTTGTTTTCAATATACTATAAAATACAAAACTATAAAGAATCCCACTTTTCTACCTAGTCTGTTtgtcaaaaagcaaaaaatattattattatttgattattaataCTACTGTAACTACTGAACTGACTTTACAGGCACAAACCATTGCTCTTGCTTTGCATCTTTCTGAAGTGTCAGATAGAAAGATCATGAGAAAATAAAATGAGTTTGTTCACGTGCATTGTGAACTGATTTGAACTCACTGCCActaaaaaaatggattttttaCTCAGATCTAACACAGATCGTAATTTGTTGCACGTGTGAACCATAGGTGTAAACCCAAAAATTTGCACAAGATCCATCCGTTCTGAGCTtgcaaatgtggttttaaatcagATATCCAATCatgtttgaaagaaagaaagcttTTTAATGTCGCATTATGAAGAAGatgtgcctgtgtgtgtttttactgAGAAAGTTAAGAAATTGCACACAAACAGAAACATTCTGGTCTGTTTCTGTTCAGTCAGATTTTGCACTGCAAACTTCAtgaaagctttttttaacttgtcaATGCTGGCAAATAATCATGGCCACCAGACATGAATGAAATAAGTTTTGCACGGCCATTCAAATCCCCAAAGGCAGGGTTTCCAGGTTTCcacaacaaaacctgcccaattgcttctcaaaactagcccaaaactaCCCCAATTGCATTCCAGAGGGTAAAATCCATGTTTTTGACAGGATAACCAttgtaaaatttgcattccagggaCTAAATACAACCCAAATTGCTTGTGAGATAGCGttggctaaatatcatgttatctgGGGTCgtttcaacccgcggacatgaaatcAACCCacagcaacagtgttaaagtagcccaattccacagGAAAACCACAGACCTGGCAACACTGCCCGAGGGTCAGCCATGTCTCATAGTAAAGCGATCACCAACAGAATCATTTTGGGCGgggattaatgtaaacacagatatcggATACCAGCCGTGTCTAAAGTGAATGAAAACAGCTGGGACaaaaaaatcggatatggtcaaaagatccGATCTGTGCTTTAAGACTGTAAACGCAGCCTGTATTCTGTATAGTTGATGACAGTGAAGGACATTTGCTTCGGATGAAACGTCTTTCAAGTGTGTTTtctcatttaaaggattagttcagttcagaatgaaaatttcctgataatttactctcctccatgtcatccaagatgttcatgtctttctttcttcagttgaaaagaaatgaaggtttttaagaaaatgtctgatggtttctctagataagactcttattcctcgtctgggatcatgtagagctctttgaagctgcactgaaactgacatttggaccttcaacccgttgaaccccagtgaagtccactatatggagaaaaatcctggaatgttttcctcaaaaaccttcatttcttttcaactgaagaaagaaagacatgaacatcttggatgacatggaggtgagtaaattatcaggaaattttcattctgaactgaactaatcctttaacagttCAGTCGTATCTGACTCTCAGTGATTCTATGGCCATCTCTTGCCATATTGAGGTCAGATCTTTCCACAATTACATGTTCACACACCTATGGACAATTTAGCATCTCCAATTCACCTATACTGCGTGTTTTTAGATTGTGGGGGAATCCGGCGCACACCCACACAGACACTGGGAGAACATCCAAACTCCTCACAGAAAGCCCTCCTGGCTCAGCCGGGACTCGAACCGGCGACCTTCTGCACCGTGCcgccctttctctctctctggtgATCACATATCCTGTCTTGGTTCCTGCCTCAGTcttaaaatgaacattaatgTCAGTGTTGCATCCTGCCCTCACTCCACCTACAGACACACGTCATTCTCACTCACTCATATCTCTGCTTCTGGATCATGACAGATTTGTCTCAAGGCATGAGGTCAGGTCTGAATCATGTCACCTGTGGAGTGCTTAAGAGGCTGCGCTCTTGTCCTGACAGGTTCCTGAACACACGAAGGCCCTCAGTCTCTCTTCACCCTCAGAGGGGATGTGAAGGTCAGCAGAAAACCTTCCCTTTACTACTTAAAGAGTTCAGCTGCTTGATTATTGAGTATAATGAGGGTAAAGCATGACATCCAAGAAGGTCTGAGCTCAGAAATCAACTCATTTGACAGGATTAGATGCATGACTGAAGACTCATTCTAGTGAGCCTCTTTCTCTGGAGAATGAGAGAGAAGTGTTGATAATGACACTGCCATCCTCTCCATTATCTGTGTATTTATGCACATCAGAGATGTTTGACACAGAGCAGCTCTGAAACTGTTATACCTTTAGTCAAATGAGTTCGCAACTGTTTAGGAGAGTCTAATGAGCACATGTTTCCTCATACATTCAGACACAGATGTTTGAAACCTGTTCCCTCTATTTCAGTCTATTTTAATGAGGTTTTTTAATCTTCTTTCACCCTCAACCGTTCAGTCTTCATCTCCAGCTCAGTCCTGCTggactctttctctctctcagagtCTTTGTGATATAGTTCAACAGAATGCATCACTTTTTTAAACGCTGTATTCACTTTGTTGTCATTTCGAACTCTGTGATATCACAACTCGTTTTTAAGTCGTTTCATCTTTGTTGAATGCTGGACAGTGCAGCTTGTTTGTCAGATGGACAAAGTTGTTCTGAATATCCATCTGGAGATAAGAGGCTGTCGTCTGTCAGGAATGTGTTGTGAGATTGGTCGGCATTCCTTCCAGCCCTCAGATGAGACCAACTGACCTCAAGCCACTGAAACTTGTGTTTATGTGCGTCTTCACCGTTTCCTCTCCGTCTGCCGAAAACATCAACAACAAGCAGCAGTTCACCTCGGCCGGCTGGTTTACTGTGTCACCGTCTATTGTTTAAGCCATACAATGATGTTTAGATCCCTCATCCCAGTGTGATCAGGGGAGGTGGA is part of the Megalobrama amblycephala isolate DHTTF-2021 linkage group LG23, ASM1881202v1, whole genome shotgun sequence genome and harbors:
- the itln3 gene encoding intelectin 3, with protein sequence MLRCAFFLMCLLHLKHTILGAVTPKPILINGTYINPELGNYHARLRSIARSCLEIKEKHDGTQDGMYILTTASGTYYQAFCDMNTAGGGWTLVASVHENNIKGKCSVGDRWSSQQGNALNLPEGDGAWANTATFGSAESSTSDDYKNPGYYDISAQDVSVWHIPNDEQLRNWTSSAILRYHTESQFLKEHGGNLYHLFKKYPVRFGAGHCKSDTGAVSPVVYDKGDKDSTAKLYGPSKDFEPGFITFRVFNDDQAAMALCSGVKPTACNPQHYCIGGGYFPQLQQCGDFTGLDLSGTASKQLTESSVLLFYR